The genomic region GAGATGTGGTTTTTTAGCTCAAGTGTGGGTATTACGGTTTTATCCTTGCGGTATACTATCGCATCATCTTCCCAAACTACATGAAGTATTACGTTATCGTAATTGGCATCGATCTCATGATGGTGCGCATACCAATCCGATGACTTTAAATGGATTTCAACATTGCCCGCCCATAATTGATTTCCGATCCGCAGCTTGGCATTAAAAAAATCCGGACCCGATCCATGATTATGACTGCCAACCCTAGAAATAAGAACAGGTTCGTTTTTTGAAGTGACCAGATTCTCCAAAGGAAGCTTTTTATACTTCCAAATAAAATGAAGCAGGTCTTCTTTCAACGTATTTATAGATTATTGGATTAGTTTCTTTTGATTAAAAATAATGTTTGCAAAGAACATTTTAAATTGAAAAAAAGAATCCCCAACTTAATATATTAGAAAAGTAGGGGAAATGAATCTGATCCCTAAGCTGTTAATTGCTTAACCTCTACTCAGCAACCTCGCCTTCCCAATTCATAAAGCCCCCTTCGAGATTGTAGGCGTTATCAAAACCAATACTGTTCATTATGGTGCAGGCTTGGCCACTTCGGTTTCCGCTTCGGCAGTATACATAGTAGTTTTTGCTTTTGTCCAATTTTTCAAGTTCGTTGATAAAATCCTGCCCCAAGTAGATATCAATATTTTTTGAGTTGGGGATAAAGCCTTCTTCAACTTCTTCGGGTGTACGAACATCCAAAATGACCGCATTTGAATCATTTTTTAATTGGTCTTGCCATTCTTGTTGTGATAAATCTGCCATTTCTGCTATATTTTGATTTCAAAAATAAGGCATTATCCAAAACTACACTAGGCCAAGTGTTTTATATCTTCCATTCAAGATTCGAGAAGGGTCTGTTTTCAACCATTCTTGCAATAACGAAGCATAAATATCCCTAAAATCGACTTCATATTTAATATCACCGTTAGCATCCAAATCAACCAAATTGGCCGGAGCATTGTATATACCAGGGTGTTTTAAATTTTCACCCATCAAAAATACTAGATTGGCCGCTCCGTGATCAGTACCATTGGCAGCATTTTGCTTTAAACGGCGCCCGAATTCCGAAAAAGTCAAAACAACTGTATCCTTTAAGGCTCCTGTACTCTTTAAATCTTTGACAAAAGAGGTTATACCTTCAGAATAGGCCTTTAAAAGTCGTTTTTGTGCATTTAATTGATTGGCATGTGTATCAAAACCTCCCAAACTGGCATAAAAAATTTGTGTTTTTAAACCTGAGTTTATAAACTCCGATATTGTTCCTAATTGTTTACCAAAACTATTTTTCGGGTATTCCTGTCGGGTTTTGTACGTTTTTGTTTTTTCATAAATATAGCTGGCTGATGACTTGGCATCAATAACCGTTTTGTAGAGATATCCCAAATTGTGCTCGCTCAAATGTGTATTTTCATATTCATCAATAACCTTGGAAAAGTACGGGTCACGGGCAGTCTTGTAAAACAATTTGGCATCTTTTGTGGCGATACCGTTTATGGTTTTGCCTTTCATCAAAAGTGATAAGCTGTCATCTACCTCGATGGCACCTAGTGGGTTTTTGGACACTTGTTCCAAATAACGCCCCACCCAGCCTGTCTTCGAATATTCATTGGAATCGCTTGCAGTATGCCAAATATCGGTAGATCTAAAATGGGAACGACTTGGATTGGGATATCCAACATTGTTTATAATACTAACATAACCTTCATCATACAAGGATTTAAAACTTGACAAACTTTCATGAAACCCGATTTCGTCAGTAATATGTAACAAATTGTTCTTTTTTAAAGCAATGGCATTCCTTTGCCTGTAATACACATCGTTATGGTATTGCACCAAAGTATTGAGACCGTCGTTACCACCGGATAATTGTATGATTACCAATTTCTTATTCCCAGTTATCAGTGAGGGTAATCCATCAAAAGCTTTGAGAAAACCGGGTACCAACAAAGCACCACTGACCAAACCACTGTTCTTTAAAAAATCCCTTCTTTGCATGACGTTTAGATTTAAATTAGCATAATTGATATTCCGGCAATGACATAAGTTGGATGCAAAACTCTTGTTTACTGGTTTTTTCCAAAGTTTCTAAAAACGTTTTAGTGCCCTCGTTCATAACCCCGTTCAATATATATGAAGCTAAGTCTCGATAGGAAAGAAATCCGTAATTTTCATTGAATACGCTCCATTTTTTGGTGGCCGGCAATCGGCGGGATAGGTTGTTCTTTTTGTTGAACTCCTCGAAATCGTCTTCAAATTCACCTTTAACGTCAAAAGCAATGGTACCGTCTTTATACAAAACCGATGGTAGTTTTAGACGTACCATCATAGTATTGGCATCTATCCAATTTCTGCCTTCTGCCCAACCCGCAACATTAGGTGGTTCCAATAAAACCTGGCCTAGCAATCGCTCAACATAAATAAGTTGGTTGGGTTTTTCCAAGGTAAACGGAATAGTCTTTTGGAGGCCCACCAAAAAATCTGCCGGTGATTTGATTTTGTTCCCTATATTTTTCTTTTCATAGAACCAATCTGAAAGGAAAATATACTCCATAACAGCAGTAATGTCGTATTGCTTACGAAACACTTTAGCCAATTCTTTTATATGTGGCTCATACATAGTGTCGTTCACAAAGTGTAGGTATATTTTTTTACAAATGAACTCGGCACATTGGGGCTGTTCCAGTATAATTTGAATAATGTCACCCCCATCAAAATTTCCTGTTTTGCCCATGAATTCTTTTTCGCCAAAATCATGTTGCCTCTTTCGTAAAACATAATCTCCTTTAAAATTATGGCTCCAACCGGTAAACGCCCTGGCGGATTCCTTGATATCCTTTTCGGAATAATTGCCTTCTCCCAAAGTAAACAGCTCCATAAGTTCACGTGCAAAATTTTCGTTAGGACTGTTTTTTCTGTTTTGTTGATTGTTCAGATAATCCAACATGGCAGGCTCTTTGGAAATAGCAATGACAAATTCCCTGAAATCACCTAAAGCGTGCTTTCGTAAAGTGTTGTTGAATTTTTGGGCAAACAATATGTTTCTGGTACGCACTACAAAATGATTGGACCAAAAAAGCACCATACGCTCCCTTAAATCTTGTTTGGTCTCTGCCATTCGTTTTATCCACATACCGTTATACAGCACTAACTTGCGCCTGCTGTCCTTAACCAGTTTACGAAAAACCCTTGGGTCTTTTTTCTCAGGTAAACCAGCTATGTAAGCATCGATTTCAGGAGTAGCTATTTTTAACTCGTCTATTTTTTTAGAAGAATCGAACAAGGCCTTGACTACCCTAGCTTTGCTTAGACCGGATAAGCCATTGATTGTATTGGGGAGAATTCCAAATCCTGCTCTATTGTAAAGATGCTGTATATGTGACTTTTTCAAAACTTGAGTATTTATCCGTTGGACATTAAAAATGAACAAAGGTTTAAACACTGTATATACGAAGCTGATTTTGTTTATCGACTTTTAACAAAAATTTAATCTTGCAAGCGATCTTGAACAAAAAAATAAATTTACATTTGTATATACAAATATTGTAGTGGAATGAATGTTGAATCAATCATTAAAACCGATAAAGTTATCCCCCTGCATACAAGGACGATTATACATTTGCTTTTGATAAACCAAAAAATACATGAAACCATGGCAACGGCTTTAAAACCGTTTGAGGTTTCACAACAACAATTTAATGTTCTACGAATTTTAAAGGGACAAAAGGGAAAACCTTCAAACCTTTCAACGCTAAACGAAAGAATGGTCACGAAAATGAGCAATACTACTCGGTTGGTCGACAAACTTTTGGCAAAAAATTATGTACAGCGCACTATTTGTGAACATAATCGGCGAAAGGTTGAAATCACCTTAACGAAAAAGGGTAGTGAAGTACTCACCCAAATGAGCAAAATTGTTAATGATGCGGAAAAAGAACTTTTAAAAAACTTTTCAAAAAAAGAATTGGAACACTTAAATAGTTTAATGGATAAATTTTAAATACATATGAACAATTATATAAAAAGCTTGGAATGGCGATATGCCACCAAAAAATTTGATACAAGCAAAAAAGTATCGGACGAAGATTTGAACATACTTTTGAAAAGCATACAATTGAGCGCGTCTTCTTATGGTCTACAACCCTATGAGGTTTTTATTGTTACCGATAGGGAAATTAGAAAAAAACTACAGCCTGTTTCATGGGGGCAAGCTCAAATCATAGATGCATCACACGTACTTGTCTTCGCAAACAAAACTCAAATTAATGCCGATTGGATAGATGGTTACCTTGAAAATATCAGTAAAACAAGAGATATTACGTTAGAGAGCTTGAGCCCATATGGGGATTTCATGAAATCAAAAGTCTTGGCACTTAGCCCAGTGGAGCAAGCTATTTGGACATCAAAACAAACGTATATAGCATTGAGCAATCTTTTGTCGGCTGCCGCAGATTTAAAAATAGATACCTGCCCTATGGAAGGTTTTGAAGCGGATGCCTACAACGAAATATTGGGTTTATCCCAAAAAGGGTTAAATGCTGCCTTAGTGGCACCTATAGGATATAGAGCTCTGGAAGATGATACCCAACATTATCCCAAAGTGAGGCAATCCAAAGAAAAATTATTCACACATATATAGATTCAACACTAATTAGTTACATTTAAATTTAAACAGATGAAAAAAAGAGCATTAAGTTTGGCGTTAGCAATGATTTTTGGTTATGCGGCAACAGCAACCGAACCAGTTGAAAGCGAAAAAAAACAAGTAAACGTTGAAAAAAGCAAGGTCACCTGGAAAGGATATAAAGTGACCGGTTCGCACGAAGGCACCATAAATCTCAAGTCAGGGTATTTGGTGATGGATGGCAAGAAGCTTACCGGTGGTGAGTTCGTGGTAGACATGTCAACTTTGACGGTGACCGATTTAGAGGGAGATTCCAAAGGAAAGTTGGAAGGCCATTTAAAATCTGGCGACTTTTTTGGAACGGAAAGCAATGAGACTTCGAAATTGGTCTTCACTTCCGTTAGGCCAATGAACAAAAATTCGTACACAGTGAATGGTGATTTGACCATCAAAGGCATCACAAAACCTGTCACTTTAGTGGTTACATTATTTGAAGGCAAGGCAACGGCCACTCTAAAAGTGGATAGGACTAAATATGATATCAAATATGGTTCAGGCAGCTTTTTTGATGACTTGGGCGATAAAACCATCTACGATGAATTTGATTTGGTAGTGGATTTGGTATATTAATACACTTGACCTCACAAGTTTTCCCTGTTCATCTTTATTTTGATGAACAGGGTTTATTTTTTATGGCACTATTGGCTATTAAAAAAATGATTTCTATATTTGACCTAATGAAAATAAGAAACACAAATACTTGGTGGTGGAACAACTCTCGACAAATATCGTGAGCTAAGCATCATTGTAGTAAAACTATATAAGGCTTGTCATCACGACAAGCCTTACTCATTTTATAGAATCAGATGAAATACCACTTACAATCACATCATAAGAAGATCTTAGCCGATACTATTACACCGGTCAGCGTTTACCTGAAAA from Costertonia aggregata harbors:
- a CDS encoding NAD(P)H-dependent oxidoreductase, whose translation is MNNYIKSLEWRYATKKFDTSKKVSDEDLNILLKSIQLSASSYGLQPYEVFIVTDREIRKKLQPVSWGQAQIIDASHVLVFANKTQINADWIDGYLENISKTRDITLESLSPYGDFMKSKVLALSPVEQAIWTSKQTYIALSNLLSAAADLKIDTCPMEGFEADAYNEILGLSQKGLNAALVAPIGYRALEDDTQHYPKVRQSKEKLFTHI
- a CDS encoding YceI family protein, whose protein sequence is MKKRALSLALAMIFGYAATATEPVESEKKQVNVEKSKVTWKGYKVTGSHEGTINLKSGYLVMDGKKLTGGEFVVDMSTLTVTDLEGDSKGKLEGHLKSGDFFGTESNETSKLVFTSVRPMNKNSYTVNGDLTIKGITKPVTLVVTLFEGKATATLKVDRTKYDIKYGSGSFFDDLGDKTIYDEFDLVVDLVY
- a CDS encoding rhodanese-like domain-containing protein codes for the protein MADLSQQEWQDQLKNDSNAVILDVRTPEEVEEGFIPNSKNIDIYLGQDFINELEKLDKSKNYYVYCRSGNRSGQACTIMNSIGFDNAYNLEGGFMNWEGEVAE
- a CDS encoding DUF1501 domain-containing protein, producing the protein MQRRDFLKNSGLVSGALLVPGFLKAFDGLPSLITGNKKLVIIQLSGGNDGLNTLVQYHNDVYYRQRNAIALKKNNLLHITDEIGFHESLSSFKSLYDEGYVSIINNVGYPNPSRSHFRSTDIWHTASDSNEYSKTGWVGRYLEQVSKNPLGAIEVDDSLSLLMKGKTINGIATKDAKLFYKTARDPYFSKVIDEYENTHLSEHNLGYLYKTVIDAKSSASYIYEKTKTYKTRQEYPKNSFGKQLGTISEFINSGLKTQIFYASLGGFDTHANQLNAQKRLLKAYSEGITSFVKDLKSTGALKDTVVLTFSEFGRRLKQNAANGTDHGAANLVFLMGENLKHPGIYNAPANLVDLDANGDIKYEVDFRDIYASLLQEWLKTDPSRILNGRYKTLGLV
- a CDS encoding MarR family winged helix-turn-helix transcriptional regulator yields the protein MNVESIIKTDKVIPLHTRTIIHLLLINQKIHETMATALKPFEVSQQQFNVLRILKGQKGKPSNLSTLNERMVTKMSNTTRLVDKLLAKNYVQRTICEHNRRKVEITLTKKGSEVLTQMSKIVNDAEKELLKNFSKKELEHLNSLMDKF
- a CDS encoding DUF1800 domain-containing protein, which produces MKKSHIQHLYNRAGFGILPNTINGLSGLSKARVVKALFDSSKKIDELKIATPEIDAYIAGLPEKKDPRVFRKLVKDSRRKLVLYNGMWIKRMAETKQDLRERMVLFWSNHFVVRTRNILFAQKFNNTLRKHALGDFREFVIAISKEPAMLDYLNNQQNRKNSPNENFARELMELFTLGEGNYSEKDIKESARAFTGWSHNFKGDYVLRKRQHDFGEKEFMGKTGNFDGGDIIQIILEQPQCAEFICKKIYLHFVNDTMYEPHIKELAKVFRKQYDITAVMEYIFLSDWFYEKKNIGNKIKSPADFLVGLQKTIPFTLEKPNQLIYVERLLGQVLLEPPNVAGWAEGRNWIDANTMMVRLKLPSVLYKDGTIAFDVKGEFEDDFEEFNKKNNLSRRLPATKKWSVFNENYGFLSYRDLASYILNGVMNEGTKTFLETLEKTSKQEFCIQLMSLPEYQLC